From a single Meles meles chromosome 21, mMelMel3.1 paternal haplotype, whole genome shotgun sequence genomic region:
- the LOC123933778 gene encoding mucin-17-like, with protein MSRPAALTLCLLPLVLHLLSYQAVTGHGLQGDRAVWDGGGCEPQENARDPQCKQIQDIRDTDPRKIENAENEVKNLKMFTQHVQEQRNSTENKTVKKLTNTTDHRENTRGHSEKRNIMAGNRNDGTKTGRTKTRSDITRDKTTDNNNAAEVNDQDTTPDTTTATDTTTPGTTPDTTTAADTTTEGTTQDTTTATDTATEATTPDTTTVAETTTEATASDTTTTADTTTEATTPDTTTATDTTTSATYPDTTTAADTTTPATNPDTTTATDTKTEATTPDTTTAADTTTPATTPDTTTAADTSTEAITPDTTTAADTTTPATNPDTTTATDTKTEATTPDTTTDADITTAATTPDTTTAADTSTEANIPDTTSAADTTTEAITPDTTTATDTTTPATTPDTTTATDTTTEATTPDTTTATDTTTPAAYPDTTTAADTTTPATTPVTTTAADTTTEANIPDTTSTADTTTEAITPDTTTATDTTTPATTPDTTTATDITTEATTPDTTTAADTTTPATTPVTTTAADTTTEVTSPDTTTDADTTTKTTTPDTTTATDTTTPATYPDSTTTADTTTEATTPDTTTATDTTTPAAYPDTTTAADTTTEATTPDITTAADTTTPTTTPDTTTVSDTTTEATTTDTTTAADTTTPGTTPDTTTASDTTTEATTPDTTTAADTNTPGTTPDTTTAADTTTEATTADTTTATDTTTLATYPDTSTATDTTTPATTPDTTTAADTTTEATTPVTTTATDTTTPGTTPDTTTAADTTTEATTPDTTTATDTTTPGTTPDTTTAADTTTPATTPVTTTAADTTTEATTPDTTTATDTTTEVTSPDTTTDADTTTEATSPDTTTAADTTTEAMTPDTTTTADTTTPATTPVTTTAADTTTEATSPDTTTATDTTTEATTPDTTTAADTTTEATTPVTTTAADTTTETTTPDTTTATDTTTEATTPDITTAADTTTPTTTPDTTTVSDTTTEATTTDTTTAADTTTPTTTPDTTTVSDTTTEATTPDTTTAADTTTTADTTSEATTPDTTTAADTTTPGTTPDTTTAADTTTEATTPDTTTAADTTTEATTPDTTTTTDTTTAADTTPPPAPGTPTGQPATGPTSTPTLPDSSTSSRTSSVTSTVFSSSTTVTMRSTRTSTSSSATTARTCSNGGTWDGIKCVCTSLYQGPKCEEVVPSLEIEPPPQTVSAQMEMTVTVTSMEYTKDLEDRDSEKFQNFSAIFTKEMEKVYSGIPEYKGVNITRLSAGSIVVEHEVLLETSFTPEYREVFTKATQQVTEKIQKVTTEQISTNNTCLTVLCYNDTATKVQNITVDYNPEKECQERAGKDYAAYFFVEYKEEKPYCITRCMPGFNSSLDCNFGKCQLEPSSGPQCYCLTTNTHWYSGETCEFSTQKSLVYGLVGAAGAVMLLVLVVLSMFMLRSRRELKRQKSRVSQLYTWHEEEGRPTPGTFRNIGFDIHEDRDDSVHLDSIYSNFQPSLDHIDSETQIRIQRPQVMMTSI; from the exons ATGTCAAGACCCGCAGCCTTAACGCTTTGCCTGCTGCCTCTCGTCCTCCACCTCCTGTCGTACCAAGCTGTTACCGGCCATG gTCTCCAAGGAGACAGGGCTGTATGGGATGGAGGAGGGTGTGAGCCACAGGAGAACGCCCGGGACCCTCAATGCAAGCAGATACAAGACATCAGGGATACAG ATCCAAGAAAAATTGAAAACGCAGAGAACGAAGTTAAAAACCTGAAAATGTTCACACAACATGTACAAGAACAACGAAATTCAACTGAGAATAAGACAGtaaaaaaattgacaaacacGACAGATCATAGAGAAAATACCAGAGGacattctgaaaaaagaaatataatggcTGGAAATCGCAATGACGGGACAAAAACAGGAAGGACCAAAACCAGGAGCGACATCACCCGGGATAAAACTACAGACAACAACAACGCCGCAGAGGTCAACGACCAGGATACTACTCCCGACACGACCACCGCCACAGACACCACCACCCCGGGtactactccagacaccaccaccgcagcagacaccaccaccgaaggTACGACTCAagacaccaccaccgccacaGACACGGCCACCGAAGCtactactccagacaccaccaccgttGCAGAAACCACCACTGAAGCTACAGCTTcagacaccaccaccaccgcagacaccaccaccgaagctactaCTCCAGACACGACCACCGCAACGGACACCACCACCTCGGCTACGtatccagacaccaccaccgccgcagacaccacAACCCCAGCGACGaatccagacaccaccaccgccacaGACACCAAGACCGAAGCtactactccagacaccaccaccgctgcagacaccaccaccccggCTACGAcaccagacaccaccaccgccgcagacaccaGCACCGAAGCTAttactccagacaccaccaccgccgcagacaccacAACCCCGGCGACGaatccagacaccaccaccgccacaGACACCAAGACCGAAGCCactactccagacaccaccaccgacgCAGACATCACCACCGCGGCTacgactccagacaccaccaccgctgCAGACACGTCTACCGAAGCTAATATTCCAGACACCACCTcggccgcagacaccaccaccgaagctattactccagacaccaccaccgccacggacaccaccaccccggctacgactccagacaccaccaccgccacagacaccaccaccgaagctactactccagacaccaccaccgccacgGACACCACCACCCCGGCTGCGTATCCAGACACCACCActgccgcagacaccaccaccccggCTACGACTCCAGtcaccaccaccgccgcagacacGACTACCGAAGCTAATATTCCAGACACCACCTCgaccgcagacaccaccaccgaagctattactccagacaccaccaccgccacggacaccaccaccccggctacgactccagacaccaccaccgccacaGACATCACCACCGAAGCtactactccagacaccaccaccgccgcagacaccaccaccccggCTACGACTCCAGTCACTaccaccgccgcagacaccaccaccgaagtTACTagtccagacaccaccaccgacgcagacaccaccaccaaaactactactccagacaccaccaccgccacgGACACCACCACCCCGGCTACGTATCCAGACAGCACCACcaccgcagacaccaccaccgaagctactactccagacaccaccaccgccacgGACACCACCACCCCGGCTGCATATCCAGACACTACCAcagccgcagacaccaccaccgaagctactaCTCCAGACATTACCACTGCtgcagacaccaccaccccgACTACAACTCCAGACACTACCACCGTTtcagacaccaccaccgaagctactactacagacaccaccaccgccgcagacaccaccaccccggGTACTACTCCCGACACCACCACTGCCtcagacaccaccaccgaagctactactccagacaccaccaccgccgcagacaccaACACCCCGGGAACTACGCCAGACACCACCActgccgcagacaccaccacagAAGCTACTactgcagacaccaccaccgccacgGACACCACCACCCTGGCTACATATCCAGACACCTCCACCGCCACGGACACCACCACCCCGGCTacgactccagacaccaccaccgctgcagacaccaccaccgaagctacGACTCCAGTCACTACCACCGCCACGGACACCACCACCCCGGGAACTACGCCAGACACCACCActgccgcagacaccaccaccgaagctactactccagacaccaccaccgccacgGACACCACCACCCCGGGAACTACGCCAGACACCACCActgccgcagacaccaccaccccggCTACGACGCCAGTCACTaccaccgccgcagacaccaccaccgaagctactactccagacaccaccaccgccacgGACACCACAACCGAAGTTACTagtccagacaccaccaccgacgcagacaccaccaccgaagctactagtccagacaccaccactgccgcagacaccaccaccgaagctatGACTCCAGACACGACCACcaccgcagacaccaccaccccggCTACGACTCCAGTCACCACCActgccgcagacaccaccactgAAGCTACTagtccagacaccaccaccgccacggacaccaccaccgaagctactactccagacaccaccaccgccgcagacaccaccaccgaagctactaCGCCAGtcaccaccaccgccgcagacaccaccaccgaaactactactccagacaccaccaccgccacggacaccaccaccgaagctactaCTCCAGACATTACCACTGCtgcagacaccaccaccccgACTACAACTCCAGACACTACCACCGTTtcagacaccaccaccgaagctactactacagacaccaccaccgccgcagacaccaccaccccgACTACAACTCCAGACACTACCACCGTTTCAGACACCACCACTGAAGCtactactccagacaccaccaccgccgcagacaccaccaccaccgcAGACACCACCAGCGAAGCTACGACTCCAGACACGaccaccgccgcagacaccaccaccccggGTACTACTCCcgacaccaccaccgccgcagacaccaccaccgaagctactactccagacaccaccaccgccgcagacaccaccaccgaagctactactccagacaccaccaccaccacggaCACCAC caccgccgcagacaccaccCCGCCTCCCGCTCCTGGCACCCCCACGGGACAGCCTGCCACGGGACCCACAAGCACTCCCACTCTACCTGACAGTAGCACCAGCAGCCGCACATCCTCCGTCACGTCAACTGTGTTCAGCAGCTCCACCACTGTTACAATGAGAAGCACCCGGACCTCCACATCATCTTCTGCCACCACAGCAC GGACCTGCTCAAATGGAGGCACCTGGGACGGGATCAAGTGTGTGTGCACCAGCCTCTACCAGGGGCCGAAGTGCGAGGAGGTGGTCCCAAGCCTTGAGATAG AGCCTCCGCCTCAGACTGTCTCTGCCCAGATGGAAATGACCGTGACAGTGACCAGTATGGAGTACACCAAAGATCTAGAAGACCGGGATTCTGAAAAATTCCAGAACTTCAGTGCGATATTCACAAAGGAG ATGGAGAAAGTTTATTCCGGAATCCCTGAGTATAAAGGGGTCAACATCACGAGGCTGTC GGCCGGCAGTATTGTGGTGGAACATGAAGTCCTCTTGGAGACCAGCTTCACCCCAGAATACAGGGAAGTTTTCACGAAGGCCACCCAGCAAGTGACGGAAAAAATCCAGAAAGTAACCACGGAGCAAATCAGCACAAATAATACCTGCTTAA CTGTACTGTGTTACAACGATACTGCCACCAAGGTGCAAAACATTACAGTTGATTACAACCCTGAAA AGGAATGCCAGGAGAGGGCCGGGAAAGACTACGCCGCCTACTTCTTCGTGGAGTACAAGGAGGAGAAGCCGTACTGCATCACCCGCTGCATGCCCGGCTTCAACAGCTCCCTGGACTGCAACTTCGGGAAGTGCCAGCTGGAGCCCAGCAGCGGCCCTCAGTGCTA CTGCTTGACCACAAACACCCACTggtacagtggagaaacctgtgAGTTCAGCACCCAGAAGAGCCTGGTGTACGGGCTCGTGGGGGCAGCGGGCGCCGTCATGCTCCTCGTCCTCGTTGTTCTCTCCATGTTCATGCTCCGTTCCAGGAGAGAGCTGAAAAG GCAGAAGTCTAGAGTGTCTCAGTTGTACACGTGGCATGAAGAAGAGGGACGGCCCACCCCTGGAACCTTCCGAAACATTGGCTTCGACATCCATGAAG ATCGAGACGACTCCGTGCACTTGGACTCCATCTACAGCAACTTCCAGCCTTCCCTGGACCACATAGACTCCGAAACCCAG ATCAGAATTCAGAGGCCCCAGGTGATGATGACGTCGATTTAA